In one window of Oncorhynchus kisutch isolate 150728-3 linkage group LG16, Okis_V2, whole genome shotgun sequence DNA:
- the LOC109882262 gene encoding 40S ribosomal protein S4-like, whose product MARGPKKHLKRVAAPKHWMLDKLTGVFAPRPSTGPHKLRECLPLIIFLRNRLKYALTGDEVKKICMQRFIKIDGKVRTDITYPAGFMDVISIEKTGEHFRLIYDVKGRFTVHRITAEEAQYKLCKVKKNLMGTKGVPALVTHDARTIRYPDPLIKVNDTVRIDLATGKITEHIKFDTGNLCMVTGGANLGRIGIITNRERHPGSFDVVHVKDSAGNIFATRLGNIFIIGKGNKPWVSLPRGKGIRLTIAEERDKRIAAKAGSS is encoded by the exons ATG GCACGAGGACCGAAGAAGCACCTGAAGCGCGTTGCAGCGCCCAAGCATTGGATGCTTGACAAGCTCACCGGAGTTTTC GCTCCTCGTCCCTCCACTGGTCCCCACAAGCTGAGGGAGTGCCTGCCCCTCATAATCTTCCTCAGGAACCGTCTGAAGTACGCCCTGACCGGAGATGAGGTCAAGAAGATCTGCATGCAAAGGTTCATCAAGATCGACGGCAAAGTCCGCACTGATATCACCTACCCAGCTGGCTTCATGG ATGTGATCAGTATTGAGAAGACTGGAGAGCACTTCCGTCTGATCTACGATGTGAAGGGACGTTTCACTGTTCACCGCATCACTGCTGAGGAGGCCCAG TACAAGCTGTGTAAGGTGAAGAAGAACCTGATGGGTACCAAGGGAGTCCCCGCACTGGTGACCCATGACGCCCGCACCATCCGCTACCCAGACCCCCTCATCAAGGTCAACGACACAGTCCGCATCGACCTCGCCACCGGCAAGATCACAGAACACATCAAGTTCGACACAG GTAACCTGTGCATGGTGACTGGCGGTGCCAATTTGGGGCGGATTGGTATCATCACTAACCGGGAAAGGCACCCTGGCTCGTTTGACGTGGTTCACGTCAAAGACAGCGCTGGAAACATCTTCGCCACCAGGCTGGGAAACATCTTCATCATTGGCAAG GGCAACAAGCCGTGGGTGTCCCTGCCTCGTGGAAAGGGTATCCGCCTCACAATCGCAGAGGAGCGAGACAAGAGAATCGCTGCCAAGGCCGGCAGCAGCTAA
- the cited1 gene encoding cbp/p300-interacting transactivator 1 has product MTTLFSSPAHVVMKDCEPPPSSLTLLHYPGMTVNSKTPGDDPFPSSTSPSLSKPQPFCLQTLQTSPHLLASMQLQKLNSHYQSLAGGSGASGLNSGPQRGFGGSTVGSAGQLVGGTPGGGGGGNQSCGSGGIIDSDPVDEEVLMSLVIELGLDRANELPELWLGQNEFDFIADVPAGC; this is encoded by the coding sequence ATGACCACACTGTTTTCCAGCCCAGCCCACGTCGTCATGAAGGACTGCGAGCCTCCGCCATCCTCCCTCACCCTGCTCCACTACCCTGGGATGACGGTCAACTCCAAGACCCCTGGGGATGACCCctttccctcctccacctctccatccctctccaaaCCACAGCCCTTCTGCCTGCAGACCCTCCAGACCAGCCCTCACCTCCTCGCCAGCATGCAGCTCCAGAAACTCAACTCCCACTACCAGAGTCTGGCTGGAGGCAGTGGTGCCTCAGGGCTCAACTCAGGGCCTCAGAGGGGGTTTGGGGGCTCCACGGTGGGCTCGGCTGGGCAGCTGGTCGGGGGTACCCCTGGAGGTGGCGGAGGTGGGAACCAGAGTTGTGGATCTGGCGGGATCATAGATTCTGACCCAGTGGATGAAGAGGTTCTGATGTCATTGGTCATAGAGCTGGGGTTGGACCGGGCCAATGAGCTGCCTGAACTCTGGCTGGGACAGAATGAGTTTGACTTTATAGCAGACGTACCTGCTGGATGTTGA